TCGGTAAGCAGTGCTCCGATTGACGTCGCAAAGAGCGTGCCAGCTGACAGAAGTGCCCAGTGCCTCCCAAAGCGCTCCCTGATGAGCGCTCCGTGACCCTTGTGGGTTACGACACCGAGACGGATAGTGATCTCTTGGACGAAGTAGAGAATAGGAATAAGAACCACCTGCGGGAGCACCATCCGGTACCCAAATTGTGTCCCCGACTGCGCTGCAGTAACGAGACTGCCAACGTCGGTATCGGCCAGCATCACCACCAGTCCCGGTCCCATCACAAGGAGAAACAGCTTCCAGGCCGGCAGGGCGGTCGTGCCCGGCGGCTGCCGAGGTGAGGTCGATTGGTCCACTGGATCGGTTCCGGAGGCTGGGTGGCCGAATTACGGTGCGCAGAGCGGCCGATCCGCTCGGGAATGCACCGAGATGTAAATAAGAGTGATTCGCATTTAAGTTCAAAATATCAGCGGGACGGCATGGCGTCAATTGCGGCGGCCCACAGTCCCGGGCAGCGGGGCGCCTTGAGGATCAAGAGGTGCTGCGTCCGGCGGCAGGTCCTGGATCCACGCGGGTTTCGGTGCCGGTCATCTTGGCGTACGCTACCGCGCACGAGGACGCCTGTGGCCAAAATCCTGATTGCCTATTCGACTGTTGACGGGCAGACGCGCCGGATCTGCGAGCGGCTGCGACAGCGACTCGAGGCGCTCGCGCACGCGGTGACCCTCGAGCAAATGCGCGACGATGTCGTCATCGACGCCGCTCCGTTTGACAAAGTCATCATTGGGGCAAGCGTGCGTTATGGCAAGCATCGCGCGCACGTACGGCAGTTCATCGCCGCAAACGCGCACAAGCTCGACGGCAAACCAACCGCTCTGTTCAGTGTCAATCTGGTTGCGCGCAAGAGCGAGAAGAACACCCCTGCGACCAATCCCTATCTACGCAAGCTCCTCGCCGAGGTCGGATGGCAGCCGCAGTGCGCCGCGGTGTTCGCCGGCCGGCTGGACTACGCCCTATATGGATTCTGGGACCGGCAGATCATCCGTCTCATCATGAAACTCACCGGCGGCCCCACGGCCCGCGATGCCAAGGTGGAGTACACCGATTGGGAACAAGTAGACGCATTCGCGCAACAATGTGCCGCTCTGTAGCGCCGCGGCGCGCGCCCGCGGCGGTCTGTGCCTGCGATTGCGGATGCGGCTGAAACGCACGATGCCGGTCGTACGGGGCCTGATCGATCGTCTGCTGCTGGTGTGCGGCGGCATTGCCGGCGGGCTAGTGCCGGGGTTCATCGCACAGTATCGCCAGCGGCTCGGCGGACGGCTCGAGCAGGCGCGGCTCGATCTGGCGCCCTGGCAGAAGATCGCCGATCTGTTCTTCGGCGGGCACCTGCGCAAGCTGATCGAGTTCCATCTCGCGAGCCGCGTGGCCCCGTTCCACGCCGAAGGCGCGGCAATCCGCGCTCTGGCCGACAATGTCCGCCGCTTGCAACGCGAAGTCGCGGCGCTGCACGGCAGTCTCTACCATCAGGCCTTCTATCTGGTGCTGCACCCCGATCCCGCCATGATGCGTGCCACGCTGCACAGCTGGGTGCCGACCTTCGGGCTGTCGCCCCAGGCACTGATATTCGCTGCGGTGTTTGCGGTCACGGTCTGGCTGATCTTTCAGGCGCTCTGGTCAAGCGCCGCGGCCGGCGCTCATCACCTC
This sequence is a window from Ferrimicrobium sp.. Protein-coding genes within it:
- the hemG gene encoding menaquinone-dependent protoporphyrinogen IX dehydrogenase, with the translated sequence MAKILIAYSTVDGQTRRICERLRQRLEALAHAVTLEQMRDDVVIDAAPFDKVIIGASVRYGKHRAHVRQFIAANAHKLDGKPTALFSVNLVARKSEKNTPATNPYLRKLLAEVGWQPQCAAVFAGRLDYALYGFWDRQIIRLIMKLTGGPTARDAKVEYTDWEQVDAFAQQCAAL
- a CDS encoding DUF2937 family protein, producing the protein MRLKRTMPVVRGLIDRLLLVCGGIAGGLVPGFIAQYRQRLGGRLEQARLDLAPWQKIADLFFGGHLRKLIEFHLASRVAPFHAEGAAIRALADNVRRLQREVAALHGSLYHQAFYLVLHPDPAMMRATLHSWVPTFGLSPQALIFAAVFAVTVWLIFQALWSSAAAGAHHLTHRLRRHSPARPKP